In the genome of Ancylomarina subtilis, one region contains:
- the rplS gene encoding 50S ribosomal protein L19 gives MDLIKVAEQAFATGVEIPAFGAGDTISVSYKIKEGNKERIQIFRGVVIQIKGTGTTKTFTIRKMSGNVGVERIIPMSSPFIDKIEVNKRGRVRRARIFYLRALTGKKARIKERRF, from the coding sequence ATGGATTTAATTAAAGTTGCTGAGCAAGCATTTGCTACAGGCGTTGAGATTCCTGCTTTCGGAGCAGGTGACACTATTAGTGTTTCTTACAAAATTAAAGAGGGTAACAAAGAAAGAATTCAAATCTTTAGAGGTGTAGTTATCCAAATTAAAGGTACTGGTACAACCAAAACTTTTACTATTCGTAAAATGTCTGGTAACGTTGGAGTTGAAAGAATTATTCCAATGAGTTCTCCATTCATCGATAAGATTGAAGTGAACAAAAGAGGTCGTGTTCGTAGAGCTAGAATTTTCTACTTACGTGCTCTTACTGGTAAAAAAGCTAGAATTAAAGAAAGAAGATTCTAA